One genomic window of Luteitalea pratensis includes the following:
- a CDS encoding phosphoadenylyl-sulfate reductase has translation MPTPHDLTALAGTLDTLDLEGRLRLVAERFPGRVAFSTSLGQEDQVITDAIWRHDLPIRIFTLDTGRLFEETLALMDATRARYGRAIEVFVPDTAELETFVSARGLFSFRESIEERKACCELRKVRPLQRALKGVDAWITGLRREQSQNRKGMRIVEWDEGYGLLKVNPLIDWSLDATVAYLAANEVPDNPLHRQGFVSIGCAPCTRAIAPGEDARAGRWWWESSGKECGLHR, from the coding sequence ATGCCGACACCGCACGACCTGACGGCCCTCGCTGGCACACTCGACACGCTCGACCTCGAAGGGCGCCTGCGTCTCGTGGCCGAGCGCTTCCCCGGCCGCGTCGCCTTCTCCACCTCGCTTGGACAGGAGGACCAGGTGATCACCGACGCCATCTGGCGTCACGACCTGCCGATCCGGATCTTCACGCTGGACACGGGCCGGCTGTTCGAGGAAACCCTGGCACTGATGGACGCGACCCGTGCCAGATACGGGCGCGCGATCGAAGTCTTCGTGCCAGACACCGCCGAGCTCGAGACCTTCGTGAGCGCGCGCGGGCTCTTCAGCTTCCGTGAGTCGATCGAGGAACGGAAGGCGTGCTGCGAGCTTCGCAAGGTGCGTCCACTTCAGCGTGCCCTGAAGGGTGTGGACGCGTGGATCACCGGCCTTCGTCGCGAGCAGTCCCAGAACCGCAAGGGTATGCGGATCGTCGAGTGGGACGAAGGCTACGGGCTGCTGAAGGTCAACCCGCTGATCGACTGGTCGCTCGACGCGACCGTCGCGTACCTGGCTGCCAACGAGGTCCCCGACAACCCCCTCCACCGCCAGGGCTTCGTCAGCATCGGCTGCGCGCCGTGCACCCGCGCGATCGCCCCGGGCGAGGACGCGCGGGCCGGGCGCTGGTGGTGGGAGTCTTCTGGAAAGGAATGCGGGCTGCACCGGTGA
- a CDS encoding ABC transporter permease, translating to MEIPTQTLAAPAALHVPQAAARPLRLTRPWHSVHARRALFFGALLVVWELVSRYGPWPDYLMPGPIEVSQAVADGIRSGLFVRGAVVSLLRLVFGYGISLVGGVVLGALLVRFRVLSDTVGSLIVGLQALPSVCWLPLAILWFGLNERAIIFVVVMGSLFSIVLGVRDGIANTSPIFVKAARNLGSTGVRLYTDVVLPAAFPTILGGLRQGWAFAWRSLMAAELLYFSLSLGNLLQTGRDLNDAAQVMAVMTLIIFIGVTFNFLLFTPLERRVSERWGFGTTSA from the coding sequence ATGGAGATACCAACCCAGACCCTTGCCGCACCAGCGGCTCTGCACGTGCCGCAGGCGGCCGCGCGTCCACTTCGCCTGACCCGACCGTGGCACAGCGTCCACGCACGGCGCGCGTTGTTCTTCGGGGCGCTGCTGGTCGTGTGGGAACTCGTGTCGCGCTACGGCCCGTGGCCCGATTACCTGATGCCCGGTCCAATCGAGGTCAGCCAGGCAGTCGCGGACGGCATCCGCAGCGGCCTGTTCGTGCGCGGCGCGGTCGTCAGCCTGCTGCGGCTCGTGTTTGGCTACGGCATCTCGCTGGTCGGCGGTGTCGTGCTCGGTGCGCTGCTGGTGCGCTTCAGGGTCCTGAGCGACACGGTCGGCAGCCTGATCGTCGGCTTGCAGGCGCTGCCGAGCGTGTGCTGGCTGCCGCTCGCGATCCTGTGGTTCGGCCTCAACGAGCGCGCCATCATCTTCGTGGTCGTGATGGGGTCGCTGTTCTCGATCGTGCTCGGCGTCCGCGACGGCATCGCCAACACGTCACCGATTTTCGTGAAGGCGGCGCGCAACCTCGGCTCGACCGGCGTGCGGCTCTACACCGACGTCGTGCTGCCAGCGGCGTTCCCGACAATCCTCGGCGGCCTGCGTCAGGGGTGGGCCTTCGCCTGGCGCTCGCTGATGGCCGCCGAACTGCTCTACTTCTCGCTCTCGCTCGGCAACCTGCTGCAGACCGGGCGCGACCTCAACGATGCCGCGCAGGTGATGGCCGTGATGACGCTCATCATCTTCATCGGCGTCACGTTCAATTTCCTGCTGTTCACCCCGCTGGAACGGCGGGTCTCGGAGCGTTGGGGCTTCGGGACGACGAGCGCCTGA
- a CDS encoding ABC transporter ATP-binding protein, with the protein MSTGRALHLRGVGKTYVSGDRVVQALAPTDLDVAPGEFVCLLGASGCGKSTLLQLVAGLEEPTSGQITVDDVPVAGPSPDRVLLFQDAALFPWLSVEDNVRFGLRQSTRSREEQHRIAQEWIEKVHLLGFEHAWVHQLSGGMRQRAALARALATDPSMLLMDEPFGALDALTRDRLHEELESLWAATRKTVVFVTHNVREAVALGDRVLVLSPRPGRIVGDFRITLPRPRALEDVTVMQQASEIMHVLRRALDAATDDALLEA; encoded by the coding sequence GTGAGCACGGGACGCGCCCTCCACCTGCGCGGGGTCGGCAAGACCTACGTCAGCGGCGATCGCGTCGTCCAGGCGCTCGCCCCGACTGACCTCGACGTCGCGCCGGGCGAGTTCGTCTGCCTGCTTGGCGCCAGCGGCTGCGGCAAGTCCACGTTGCTGCAACTGGTCGCGGGTCTCGAGGAGCCCACCAGCGGACAGATCACGGTGGACGACGTGCCGGTGGCAGGGCCGTCGCCCGACCGGGTGCTGCTCTTCCAGGATGCTGCGCTGTTTCCGTGGCTCTCGGTCGAAGACAACGTGCGATTCGGCCTCAGGCAGTCGACGCGTTCGCGCGAGGAACAGCACCGGATCGCCCAGGAGTGGATCGAGAAGGTGCACCTGCTGGGATTCGAGCACGCCTGGGTGCATCAGCTGTCGGGCGGCATGCGTCAGCGCGCCGCGCTTGCACGGGCCCTGGCGACCGATCCCTCGATGCTGCTCATGGACGAACCCTTCGGCGCCCTGGACGCGCTCACGCGCGACCGCCTGCACGAAGAGCTCGAGTCGCTGTGGGCCGCCACCCGCAAGACCGTCGTGTTCGTGACCCACAACGTCCGGGAGGCTGTGGCGCTGGGGGACCGCGTACTGGTCCTCTCGCCGCGCCCCGGGCGGATCGTGGGCGACTTCCGCATCACGCTGCCGCGGCCGCGCGCGCTGGAGGACGTCACCGTGATGCAGCAGGCGTCCGAAATCATGCATGTCCTGCGCCGCGCCCTGGATGCCGCCACTGACGATGCACTCCTCGAGGCCTGA
- a CDS encoding ABC transporter substrate-binding protein, translated as MILRLLLGSCLLAAMACGTAPASGGAGALTVSMAYMPNLTHAAGLIAVGDGSLRKALAPHTLNVKAFSAGPQLIEALLAGEVDIALVGPSPALNGFVKSRGAALRVIAGASSGGALFVVRPGVTIKAPADLAGKHIATPQRGGTQDIALRFLARGAGLKTADEGGTVSVVPMQPADILTTFQRGQIDGAWLAEPWCTRLIQEAGATVWFDERSKWPGERFATAHVIVATRFLEQHPDLVRAFLRTHVEATQFTVAHPAEAQTLANREIGRITTAALPARVLEAAFRNVDYTWDPLSSSLAVMADHAHQLGFLGEAPPDLRALYDLAPLNEVLREKGLPAVTAGGQP; from the coding sequence GTGATCCTCCGCCTGCTCCTCGGTTCGTGCCTGCTGGCCGCCATGGCATGCGGGACCGCGCCCGCTTCCGGCGGTGCCGGCGCGCTGACCGTGTCGATGGCCTACATGCCGAACCTGACGCACGCGGCCGGCCTCATCGCGGTCGGTGACGGCAGCCTCCGCAAGGCGCTCGCGCCACACACGCTGAACGTGAAGGCCTTCAGCGCCGGCCCCCAGTTGATCGAGGCCCTGCTGGCCGGCGAGGTGGACATCGCCCTGGTCGGGCCGAGTCCGGCCCTCAACGGTTTCGTCAAGAGCCGCGGCGCAGCGCTGCGCGTGATTGCCGGCGCCTCCAGCGGTGGCGCGCTGTTCGTGGTCCGGCCCGGCGTCACGATCAAGGCGCCAGCCGACCTTGCGGGCAAGCACATCGCGACGCCCCAGCGTGGCGGCACGCAGGACATCGCGCTGCGGTTCCTGGCACGCGGCGCCGGCCTGAAGACCGCTGACGAAGGCGGCACGGTCTCGGTGGTGCCGATGCAGCCGGCCGACATCCTCACCACCTTCCAGCGTGGCCAGATCGACGGCGCCTGGTTGGCCGAGCCGTGGTGTACGCGCCTCATCCAGGAGGCAGGCGCGACGGTGTGGTTCGACGAGCGCTCGAAGTGGCCGGGCGAGCGGTTCGCCACCGCCCACGTGATCGTCGCCACGCGCTTCTTGGAGCAGCATCCGGACCTGGTGCGTGCGTTCCTGCGCACCCATGTCGAAGCCACCCAGTTCACCGTGGCCCACCCGGCGGAAGCGCAGACCCTGGCCAACCGCGAGATCGGCCGGATCACCACGGCAGCGCTGCCCGCGCGCGTGCTCGAAGCGGCGTTCCGTAACGTCGACTACACGTGGGATCCGCTGTCGTCCAGCCTGGCGGTGATGGCTGACCATGCCCACCAGCTCGGCTTCCTCGGCGAAGCCCCGCCGGACCTGCGTGCGCTCTACGACCTCGCCCCCCTGAACGAAGTCCTGCGCGAAAAGGGCTTGCCAGCCGTGACCGCGGGAGGCCAACCGTGA
- a CDS encoding D-cysteine desulfhydrase, which produces MDLSRFPRRRYSAGPTPLEPLPRFSAALAAQCPGGRGPEVWVKRDDQLGLFPGGNKTRKLEFLVADALASGADTLITCGAPQSNHCRITLSSAVKEGLHCRFVIEERVPHSFREDASGNHFLFRLMGVESLRVVPAGTDMTAEMQREVDALASEGRRGYAIPGGGSNAIGGLGYVSCVQELMAQTAEMGVRFDQVVVGSGSSGTHGGMLAGVLGFSWDVVLTGIGVSRDPDLQVPLVQQEAQCVHDLLGTGVTVPVEAVRCVGGYWQPKYSVPNARMVEAVQMLARTEGVLLDPVYTGKIMAGLIGLARDGHFRDGERVLFMHTGGLPGMFAYQRELLGEVTVAP; this is translated from the coding sequence ATGGATTTGTCCCGTTTTCCACGCCGCCGATACTCGGCCGGACCGACGCCCCTGGAACCCCTGCCGCGCTTCAGCGCGGCGCTCGCGGCCCAGTGTCCAGGCGGCCGCGGGCCCGAAGTGTGGGTCAAGCGGGACGATCAGCTGGGGTTGTTTCCGGGCGGCAACAAGACGCGCAAGCTCGAGTTCCTGGTCGCGGATGCCCTCGCCTCCGGCGCCGACACGCTCATCACGTGCGGCGCACCGCAGAGCAATCATTGCCGCATCACCCTCTCCTCGGCCGTCAAGGAAGGGCTCCACTGCCGTTTCGTCATCGAAGAGCGGGTGCCGCACAGCTTCCGGGAAGACGCCAGCGGCAACCACTTCCTGTTCCGGCTGATGGGCGTGGAGTCGTTGCGGGTCGTGCCGGCCGGCACGGACATGACCGCCGAAATGCAGCGCGAGGTCGACGCCCTTGCCAGTGAAGGACGACGCGGCTACGCCATTCCGGGGGGCGGTTCGAATGCGATCGGCGGCCTCGGCTACGTGAGTTGCGTGCAGGAACTGATGGCGCAGACCGCCGAGATGGGGGTCCGGTTCGACCAGGTGGTGGTCGGGTCCGGGAGCTCGGGGACGCACGGCGGCATGCTCGCCGGCGTGCTCGGCTTCAGCTGGGATGTGGTGCTCACCGGCATCGGGGTGAGCCGGGACCCGGACCTGCAGGTGCCACTCGTGCAGCAGGAGGCACAATGCGTGCACGACCTGCTCGGCACAGGCGTGACCGTTCCCGTCGAGGCGGTGCGGTGCGTGGGCGGGTACTGGCAGCCGAAGTACTCGGTACCCAACGCGCGGATGGTCGAGGCGGTGCAGATGCTGGCACGTACCGAGGGTGTGCTGCTCGATCCCGTCTACACCGGCAAGATCATGGCGGGCCTGATCGGCCTCGCACGCGACGGGCATTTCCGCGACGGCGAACGCGTGCTGTTCATGCACACCGGCGGCTTGCCGGGCATGTTCGCCTACCAACGGGAGTTGTTGGGGGAAGTCACGGTCGCGCCGTAG
- a CDS encoding acido-empty-quinoprotein group A, whose protein sequence is MRTKPLLLTLSLLALPIALAGQGPAPVAAPAPSLDPARLQKPLGEDWPTYSGDYTGKRYSALTQVDRTSVKRLSLAWTARVTAGNGGGGGGGRFRFGGGPPVTVGGGGPDNLPAVPANVKGTPLMVNGVLYVTSPDNAWALDARDGRELWHYFWRTKGSTPIANRGVGIWKDYLYFVTPDNFFVSLDAKTGKERWNKEHADFDQQYFSTMAPIVIDNHVIVGTGNDIDSPGYIQSFDPETGEVQWRFYTVPMKAGDPGLDTWPNLQSAKYGGGHPWLPGVYDPETRLYIFGTGNPIPAYTAGRGEGDNLYTCSLVAVNVDTGKMAWAFQTSPHDMHDWDSAQTPILFEATIKGKPRKLVSTAARNGYFFTVDRVTGEHILTTKYGEATNWAKSVDKKGSVRRNPIKDPTIPGALTSPTSGGTINWEPPAYSPDTKLFYVTERNGFSIYYLTDPDPRGSMGLGGKEEVSVGSTGSYLTAIDPTTGKIVWRRPYPSAGGGFGGGGGGGGLLTTAGKLVFAGDAGGNFVAYDAETGTPIWHSRIGSISNAAVTYMLDGRQHILVAAGDTLYAFAIYE, encoded by the coding sequence ATGAGAACGAAGCCACTGTTGCTGACGCTGTCGCTGCTCGCCCTGCCGATCGCGCTCGCCGGCCAGGGTCCTGCCCCGGTCGCGGCGCCGGCGCCCTCGCTCGACCCGGCGCGGCTCCAGAAGCCGCTCGGCGAGGACTGGCCGACCTACTCCGGCGACTACACCGGCAAGCGCTACAGCGCCCTGACGCAGGTCGATCGCACAAGCGTGAAGCGCCTGTCTCTCGCCTGGACGGCACGCGTCACCGCGGGCAACGGCGGCGGTGGTGGCGGTGGACGGTTCCGCTTCGGCGGTGGTCCGCCGGTGACCGTGGGCGGCGGGGGTCCTGACAACCTCCCGGCCGTGCCCGCCAACGTCAAGGGCACACCACTCATGGTCAACGGCGTGCTGTACGTCACGTCGCCCGACAACGCGTGGGCGCTCGACGCCCGCGACGGCCGCGAGTTGTGGCACTACTTCTGGCGCACCAAGGGCAGCACGCCGATCGCCAACCGCGGCGTCGGCATCTGGAAGGACTACCTGTACTTCGTCACGCCCGACAACTTCTTCGTGTCGCTCGACGCGAAGACGGGCAAGGAACGCTGGAACAAGGAGCACGCTGACTTCGACCAGCAGTACTTCTCGACGATGGCGCCGATCGTGATTGACAACCACGTCATCGTCGGCACCGGCAACGACATCGACTCGCCCGGCTACATCCAGTCCTTCGATCCCGAGACCGGTGAGGTGCAGTGGCGCTTCTACACCGTGCCGATGAAGGCGGGCGATCCGGGCCTCGACACGTGGCCGAACCTGCAGTCGGCCAAGTACGGCGGCGGCCACCCGTGGTTGCCCGGCGTGTACGACCCGGAGACGCGTCTCTACATTTTCGGCACCGGCAACCCGATTCCGGCCTACACGGCGGGGCGTGGCGAAGGCGACAACCTGTACACCTGTTCGCTGGTTGCCGTGAACGTCGACACGGGCAAGATGGCGTGGGCGTTCCAGACGTCGCCGCACGACATGCACGACTGGGACTCGGCGCAGACGCCGATCCTGTTCGAGGCAACGATCAAGGGCAAGCCACGCAAGCTGGTGTCGACGGCGGCACGCAACGGGTATTTCTTTACGGTGGACCGCGTCACGGGCGAGCACATCCTCACGACGAAGTACGGTGAGGCGACCAACTGGGCCAAGTCGGTGGACAAGAAGGGCTCGGTCCGCCGTAACCCGATCAAGGACCCGACGATTCCGGGCGCCCTGACGTCGCCGACCTCCGGCGGCACGATCAACTGGGAGCCACCAGCCTATTCGCCAGACACGAAGCTGTTCTACGTGACCGAGCGCAACGGCTTCTCGATCTACTACCTGACCGATCCGGATCCGCGGGGTTCGATGGGCCTCGGCGGCAAGGAAGAGGTCTCGGTGGGCTCGACCGGCAGCTACCTGACGGCGATCGATCCGACGACGGGCAAGATCGTCTGGCGGCGGCCGTACCCGAGCGCCGGCGGTGGCTTCGGCGGCGGTGGCGGAGGTGGCGGGCTGCTGACGACGGCCGGCAAGCTGGTGTTCGCGGGCGATGCGGGCGGCAACTTCGTCGCCTATGACGCCGAGACGGGGACGCCGATCTGGCATTCCCGCATCGGCAGCATCAGCAACGCGGCGGTCACGTACATGCTCGACGGCCGCCAGCACATCCTGGTGGCGGCAGGCGACACGCTGTACGCCTTCGCGATCTACGAGTAG
- a CDS encoding c-type cytochrome: MRAGSAWLAAAALGVALSVTVRATSGGPQQAPAQPPPQPPVIEGHGGPPPPGQPAPATPQAPAPRPAGPGGQDGGRFPAQQRPKEDPELVQRGRGLFAGACGPCHGADARGGQLGGPNLLRSELALNDKAGELMFPVIKNGRPGTTMVATALPDPEIRAVIAFVHDLQAKIGGQGNPPPGQEVELNIVVGDAKAGEAYFGARCATCHSASGDLKGIATRAGQPKALQNLWVSGGRALARGGGGGPRPAGAPRALTTATVTLPSGEAVKGTLLRLDDFNVTIAQADGSQRTFRRAGDTPKIEIADPLEGHRILLGALTDADMHNVTAYLVTLK; the protein is encoded by the coding sequence ATGAGAGCTGGATCAGCATGGCTTGCCGCGGCGGCGCTCGGGGTGGCCCTCTCGGTCACCGTTCGCGCGACGAGCGGGGGGCCGCAACAGGCGCCGGCGCAGCCACCGCCGCAACCACCGGTGATCGAGGGGCATGGCGGTCCACCGCCTCCGGGACAGCCGGCCCCGGCGACCCCGCAGGCACCGGCTCCGCGTCCGGCGGGCCCCGGCGGCCAGGACGGCGGGCGGTTTCCGGCGCAGCAGCGGCCGAAAGAGGATCCCGAGCTCGTCCAGCGAGGGCGGGGCCTGTTTGCCGGGGCCTGCGGCCCCTGCCACGGCGCCGATGCACGCGGCGGCCAGCTCGGCGGACCGAACCTGCTCCGCTCGGAACTCGCGCTCAACGACAAGGCCGGCGAACTGATGTTCCCGGTGATCAAGAACGGCCGGCCCGGGACAACGATGGTCGCGACGGCGTTGCCTGACCCTGAAATCCGGGCGGTCATCGCGTTCGTGCACGACCTGCAGGCCAAGATCGGCGGCCAGGGCAATCCTCCTCCTGGGCAAGAGGTCGAGCTCAACATCGTCGTCGGTGACGCCAAGGCTGGTGAAGCGTATTTCGGCGCCCGGTGCGCCACGTGCCACTCGGCCAGCGGCGACCTGAAGGGCATCGCGACCCGGGCGGGTCAGCCGAAGGCACTTCAGAACCTGTGGGTCTCTGGTGGCCGCGCGCTCGCGCGCGGCGGTGGTGGTGGGCCACGCCCGGCCGGCGCGCCCCGCGCCCTGACGACGGCCACGGTGACCCTCCCGTCGGGCGAAGCCGTCAAGGGGACGCTGCTGCGTCTCGACGACTTCAACGTGACGATCGCGCAGGCCGACGGCTCGCAGCGCACCTTCCGCCGCGCCGGCGACACCCCGAAGATCGAGATCGCCGATCCCCTCGAGGGCCATCGCATTCTGCTCGGCGCCCTGACCGACGCCGACATGCACAACGTGACGGCCTACCTGGTGACGCTCAAATGA
- a CDS encoding FHA domain-containing protein, translating into MHVRATFRGSMARRQKRSPGTDDRWSLPRCFEAGDRDEATIEDLGSKNGTFVDDRRIEAVVRLVDGDVIRLGAIRLTFNALRTWGSTVTEPPT; encoded by the coding sequence ATGCACGTCCGCGCGACTTTTCGTGGCTCGATGGCACGGCGCCAGAAGCGCTCTCCAGGGACGGACGACAGGTGGTCTTTGCCGAGATGCTTCGAGGCGGGGGACCGGGACGAGGCGACCATCGAAGATCTCGGGAGCAAGAACGGCACGTTCGTCGACGATCGGCGCATCGAGGCTGTGGTGCGCCTCGTGGACGGTGACGTCATCCGCCTCGGGGCCATTCGACTGACGTTCAATGCGTTGCGTACGTGGGGCTCGACCGTCACCGAGCCCCCCACGTAG
- the ytxJ gene encoding bacillithiol system redox-active protein YtxJ produces the protein MRVLTSLDALEAALASAASDPVLFFKHSETCGMSLQAHEEMRDLVADPEWPVPVYLVSVQASRPVSNAMAARFGVRHASPQVLLVRDGAVQWHTSHLAITVGAIHAAVNA, from the coding sequence ATGCGTGTCCTGACCAGCCTCGATGCCCTCGAGGCCGCGCTCGCCAGCGCGGCTTCCGACCCCGTCCTCTTCTTCAAGCACAGCGAGACCTGCGGCATGAGCCTGCAGGCGCACGAAGAGATGCGCGACCTCGTCGCCGACCCCGAGTGGCCGGTGCCCGTGTACCTCGTCTCCGTGCAGGCCAGCCGCCCCGTGTCCAACGCCATGGCAGCGCGGTTCGGCGTGCGCCATGCCTCACCGCAGGTGCTGCTCGTGCGCGACGGCGCCGTCCAGTGGCACACGTCGCACCTCGCGATCACCGTCGGCGCGATTCACGCGGCTGTTAACGCTTGA
- a CDS encoding amidase translates to MPLTRRAFAQTLGLGAVATTWQDPALRAGLPRRQGYGERLEAPALLASVQGAPQPAPRPSTGDGLCDLDAVDLAARLRRRDVSAVEVMRAHLARIEELNPRVNAIVTLVAERALADAGRADAALARGDAPGPLHGLPVAHKDLVDTAGIRTTRGSLFYKDHVPTQDAMIVTRMRAAGAVTIGKTNTPEFGAGSQTFNRVFGATRNPWDVSRTCGGSSGGAAVALACGMVPIADGSDAGGSLRNPAAWCNVVGFRPSPGRVPRGASWSPIAVAGPMARTVADVALLLSVLAGPDTADPLSLQEDPVRFRGGLDREFKGTRVAWWTGLGGLPFEPEIREVVDGTRRVFEQLGCVVEADEPDFGGVDRAFPALRYASNYSQYKELLDQRPEWVKDTIAYEVAQVEAMGGTEIARALTCQTRMYQDTHAFFTRHDFFVLPVTQVSPFDVTTPYPTAINGTPMLSYIDWMRSCWYVTLMGCPAISVPAGFTRAGLPVGLQIVGRHRDDWGVLQLARAFEQATGHGRRRPPVASA, encoded by the coding sequence ATGCCACTCACCCGCCGCGCGTTCGCGCAGACGCTTGGACTCGGCGCCGTCGCAACCACGTGGCAAGACCCCGCCCTCCGCGCCGGGCTCCCTCGTCGCCAAGGCTACGGCGAACGACTCGAAGCGCCGGCACTCCTGGCATCCGTTCAGGGCGCGCCGCAGCCCGCACCTCGACCGAGCACCGGCGACGGCCTGTGCGATCTCGACGCGGTCGATCTCGCCGCGCGCCTGCGCCGCAGGGACGTGTCGGCAGTCGAAGTCATGCGCGCCCATCTCGCTCGTATCGAGGAACTGAACCCGCGCGTCAACGCCATCGTCACGCTCGTGGCCGAGCGCGCGCTGGCCGACGCCGGACGCGCCGACGCGGCGCTCGCTCGAGGTGACGCACCGGGGCCGTTGCACGGCCTGCCAGTCGCACACAAGGACCTGGTCGACACGGCGGGCATCCGCACGACACGCGGATCGCTGTTCTACAAGGACCACGTCCCGACGCAGGATGCAATGATCGTCACGCGCATGCGCGCCGCGGGAGCGGTGACGATCGGCAAGACCAACACTCCGGAGTTCGGCGCCGGGTCGCAGACCTTCAACCGGGTGTTCGGCGCGACCCGCAACCCGTGGGATGTGAGCAGGACGTGCGGCGGCAGCAGCGGCGGCGCGGCCGTCGCACTTGCATGCGGCATGGTGCCGATCGCCGACGGCAGTGACGCTGGCGGTTCGCTGCGCAATCCCGCGGCCTGGTGCAACGTCGTGGGGTTCCGGCCGTCACCTGGGCGCGTCCCGCGCGGTGCGAGTTGGTCGCCGATCGCGGTCGCTGGGCCGATGGCGCGAACCGTGGCTGACGTCGCGTTGTTGCTCAGCGTGCTCGCCGGTCCCGACACCGCCGATCCCCTCTCCCTGCAGGAGGACCCGGTGCGCTTTCGCGGCGGGCTGGATCGCGAGTTCAAGGGCACGCGTGTCGCCTGGTGGACGGGGCTTGGAGGCCTGCCGTTCGAGCCGGAGATTCGCGAGGTCGTCGATGGCACGCGACGCGTCTTCGAGCAGCTTGGCTGCGTGGTCGAGGCCGACGAGCCCGACTTCGGCGGCGTCGATCGTGCCTTCCCGGCGCTGCGCTACGCCTCGAACTACTCGCAGTACAAGGAGCTGCTCGATCAGCGGCCGGAGTGGGTGAAGGACACGATTGCCTACGAGGTCGCGCAGGTCGAGGCCATGGGAGGCACAGAGATCGCTCGCGCCCTGACGTGCCAGACGCGGATGTACCAGGACACGCACGCCTTCTTCACGCGGCACGACTTCTTCGTCCTGCCGGTGACGCAGGTCTCGCCCTTTGACGTGACCACGCCCTACCCGACCGCGATCAACGGCACGCCGATGTTGTCCTACATCGACTGGATGCGGTCGTGCTGGTACGTGACCTTGATGGGGTGCCCGGCGATCTCGGTGCCCGCAGGGTTCACCAGGGCCGGCCTGCCGGTGGGCCTGCAGATTGTCGGCCGTCACCGCGACGACTGGGGTGTCCTGCAACTCGCCCGAGCGTTCGAGCAGGCCACCGGCCACGGCCGCCGACGCCCACCCGTTGCGAGCGCCTGA
- a CDS encoding class I SAM-dependent methyltransferase, whose amino-acid sequence MPPVDLYDSTYGHFHEDVLALVRAETYGTDIGQSGWTTVEEYGEFIEWLGLAGPHHALDVGCGSGGPALHLARLTGARVTGIDINADGIATAARQAADGGLAEQATFRVVDVDAALPFDADSFDAIISMDAMCHMPLRPHVLEEWRRVLKPGGRAVFTDPVVVTGPVSSVEIAVRSSIGRFLFVPPGANEQFIVRAGLRLVRAADLSVQGAGMARRWHAARASRREALIALEGEERFAGLQAFLDVVQRVMGERRLSRIAYFVDRPA is encoded by the coding sequence ATGCCGCCCGTCGATCTCTACGACAGCACGTATGGACACTTCCACGAGGACGTGCTCGCCCTCGTGCGCGCCGAGACGTACGGCACCGACATCGGCCAGAGCGGCTGGACGACGGTCGAGGAGTATGGCGAGTTCATCGAGTGGCTCGGGCTCGCCGGTCCGCACCACGCCCTCGACGTCGGCTGTGGGTCCGGCGGTCCGGCTCTCCACCTGGCGCGTCTCACTGGCGCGCGAGTGACCGGCATCGACATCAACGCGGACGGCATTGCCACGGCCGCACGGCAGGCCGCTGATGGCGGGCTCGCCGAGCAGGCGACGTTTCGCGTCGTGGACGTCGACGCCGCGTTGCCATTCGACGCCGACAGCTTCGACGCGATCATCTCGATGGACGCGATGTGCCACATGCCGCTGCGCCCGCACGTGCTCGAGGAATGGCGGCGCGTGTTGAAGCCAGGCGGCCGGGCCGTGTTCACCGATCCGGTCGTGGTGACCGGACCGGTGTCCAGCGTGGAGATCGCGGTGCGCAGCTCAATCGGCCGCTTCCTGTTCGTGCCGCCCGGCGCCAACGAGCAGTTCATCGTCAGGGCCGGCTTACGCCTCGTGCGCGCTGCCGACCTGAGCGTCCAGGGCGCCGGGATGGCGCGCCGCTGGCACGCCGCCCGCGCCAGCCGTCGCGAGGCGCTCATTGCCCTCGAGGGAGAGGAGCGATTCGCCGGGCTTCAGGCGTTCCTGGATGTCGTCCAGCGCGTGATGGGCGAACGTCGCCTGTCTCGCATCGCGTACTTCGTCGATCGCCCCGCCTGA